The following proteins are encoded in a genomic region of Thalassophryne amazonica chromosome 5, fThaAma1.1, whole genome shotgun sequence:
- the tmem230b gene encoding transmembrane protein 230b, which translates to MPARNVVSNGTPNDRVHYSRLASDDDGYIDLQFKRSPPKVPYKAIALAVFLFLIGSVLIIIGSLLLAGYFGVTHSDRTVPVLIIGILVFLPGFYHLRIAYYAFKGYPGYSYDDIPDFDD; encoded by the exons GTGGTGTCCAACGGGACTCCGAACGACAGGGTTCACTACTCCAGGTTAGCTAGTGATGATGACGGCTACATTGATTTACAG TTCAAAAGAAGCCCACCAAAAGTCCCGTACAAAGCCATAGCACTCGCCGTCTTCCTCTTCTTAATTGGCTCTGTGTTAATCATCATTGGCTCCCTTCTTCTGGCTGGATACTTTGGAGTCACA CACTCGGACCGAACTGTGCCAGTCCTCATCATTGGAATACTCGTCTTTCTTCCTGGCTTTTACCACCTGCGAATCGCTTACTACGCATTTAAAGGTTACCCGGGCTACTCCTATGATGACATTCCAGACTTTGATGACTGA